From the Maioricimonas rarisocia genome, one window contains:
- a CDS encoding ion transporter, with protein MSRSAPAHQRRTPENWRERWYEVIFEADTRAGKLFDVVLLIAILLSVAVVMMESVRSIRSEHGSMLFAAEWFFTVLFTVEYFVRIVCAPRPLRYVFSFYGIVDLLAILPTYLTAIPWFAGKAGTQRLATIRALRLLRAFRIFKLAHMLSEAHALRYAIWAARAKIAVFLSVVLISVVIVGSAMHLIEGGKVDADGNPIITGFDSIPESMYWAIVTMTTVGYGDISPSTPAGKLLAAGMMILGYCLIIVPTGIVSAELAHVGARGLTTQVCPGCMSEGHDADAKHCKYCGTHL; from the coding sequence ATGTCCCGATCCGCCCCCGCTCACCAACGTCGCACACCCGAGAACTGGCGCGAGCGCTGGTATGAAGTCATCTTCGAAGCCGATACACGTGCTGGCAAACTGTTCGACGTCGTGCTGCTGATCGCGATCCTGCTGAGCGTCGCGGTCGTCATGATGGAAAGCGTCCGGTCGATCCGCAGCGAACATGGCAGCATGCTGTTCGCTGCCGAGTGGTTCTTCACGGTCCTGTTCACGGTGGAGTATTTCGTGCGGATCGTCTGCGCCCCGCGACCGCTGCGGTACGTTTTCAGCTTCTATGGCATCGTCGACCTGCTGGCGATCCTGCCGACCTACCTGACGGCGATCCCGTGGTTTGCAGGGAAGGCAGGGACGCAGCGTCTGGCCACCATTCGAGCCCTGCGACTGCTGCGGGCTTTCCGGATCTTCAAGCTGGCGCACATGCTTTCGGAAGCGCACGCCTTGCGCTACGCGATCTGGGCGGCCCGGGCAAAGATCGCCGTGTTTCTTTCCGTCGTGCTGATCTCCGTCGTCATTGTCGGTTCGGCAATGCACCTGATCGAGGGAGGCAAGGTGGATGCTGACGGCAACCCGATCATCACAGGTTTCGATTCGATCCCCGAAAGCATGTACTGGGCCATCGTGACAATGACGACCGTCGGGTACGGCGACATTTCGCCCTCAACCCCGGCCGGCAAGCTTCTGGCGGCTGGCATGATGATCCTCGGCTACTGCCTGATCATCGTGCCGACCGGTATCGTCTCGGCCGAACTGGCCCACGTCGGCGCCAGGGGGCTGACGACGCAGGTCTGCCCCGGCTGTATGTCGGAAGGCCACGATGCGGACGCGAAACACTGCAAGTACTGCGGCACGCACCTGTAG
- a CDS encoding mechanosensitive ion channel family protein, which yields MSTRSRRTLTLISLLLPLILIVCSAATARGQDDAASAEASTPDEVDAVPEQVQVDDVVSDEQIRDRLEGILTTTERFTNLDIEVRNSVVFLAGTTTKESHRDWAVRLARNTESVVAVVDNLEVKRQFDLSRTTNVVSESLYAMWLDALERSPLIVAGLFALLVTWLVSRITIAILRRMLPRARLGPSLQDLVLQLATIGIWLVGITVAAVIVFPGMTPAKVLTVLGLSSVAVGFAFKDIFENFFAGILILWKYPFDRGDFIDCGEVHGRIEEITIRMTMIRQVDGQLIVVPNSYLFKNPVDVLTSQPSRRVTIICGVAYGADLDESREVIRKAVDACETVKTDQPVQIFAQEFGASSMNFEVTWWTDPKPVDIRRSRDEVVGAVKRALDQAGIEIPFPQRTLWFPEPLATRRSDSEDEGASTG from the coding sequence ATGTCTACGCGTTCACGTCGCACGCTCACGCTGATCTCGCTGCTGCTGCCACTCATCCTGATTGTCTGTTCTGCCGCGACGGCACGCGGGCAGGATGACGCTGCGTCGGCAGAAGCATCCACTCCCGACGAAGTCGACGCCGTCCCGGAGCAGGTCCAGGTCGACGACGTCGTATCGGACGAGCAGATCCGTGACCGGCTGGAAGGGATCCTCACGACGACGGAGCGTTTCACGAACCTTGACATCGAAGTGCGCAACAGCGTCGTGTTTCTCGCGGGTACGACCACGAAGGAGAGTCATCGGGACTGGGCGGTCCGATTGGCCCGCAACACCGAGAGCGTCGTCGCGGTGGTCGACAACCTCGAGGTGAAGCGGCAGTTCGACCTGTCACGAACGACGAACGTTGTCTCCGAGAGCCTGTATGCAATGTGGCTCGATGCTCTCGAACGCTCTCCTCTGATCGTCGCCGGACTGTTCGCCCTGCTGGTGACGTGGCTGGTCAGCCGGATCACAATCGCCATCCTGCGTCGCATGCTGCCCCGCGCCCGCCTGGGCCCGAGCCTGCAGGATCTGGTTCTGCAGCTGGCGACCATCGGCATCTGGCTGGTCGGTATTACGGTGGCGGCCGTGATTGTGTTTCCCGGCATGACCCCCGCGAAAGTGCTGACCGTGCTCGGTCTCAGTTCGGTCGCCGTCGGCTTTGCCTTCAAGGACATCTTCGAGAACTTCTTTGCCGGCATCCTCATCCTGTGGAAGTACCCCTTCGACCGGGGAGACTTCATTGACTGCGGCGAAGTGCATGGCCGGATCGAAGAGATCACGATTCGCATGACGATGATCCGCCAAGTGGACGGCCAGTTGATCGTCGTGCCGAATTCGTATCTGTTCAAGAATCCGGTCGATGTGCTGACCAGCCAGCCGTCGCGACGCGTCACCATCATCTGTGGCGTGGCGTACGGTGCGGACCTTGACGAATCGCGAGAGGTAATCCGCAAGGCTGTCGATGCGTGTGAGACGGTGAAGACCGACCAGCCGGTGCAGATCTTTGCGCAGGAATTCGGCGCCTCGAGCATGAACTTCGAGGTGACCTGGTGGACCGACCCAAAGCCGGTCGACATCCGTCGATCGCGCGATGAAGTGGTGGGTGCCGTCAAGCGGGCACTGGACCAGGCCGGCATCGAGATTCCCTTCCCGCAGAGGACACTCTGGTTTCCCGAGCCTCTGGCGACCCGGCGATCGGACTCCGAAGACGAGGGTGCTTCGACAGGCTGA
- a CDS encoding VOC family protein has translation MPVNPIPEGYTAATPYLVVRGCAAAIDFYKRAFDAREIMRLTLPDGTIGHAEIRIGDAPIMLADEVPNMGYLGPQSLGGSPVAIVLYVENVDAQCAQAEREGATMLKPVVDEFYGDRSGTLTDPFGHIWTFSTRIENLTPDEMQQRFDQALNRPDDED, from the coding sequence ATGCCGGTCAATCCCATTCCCGAAGGCTACACGGCCGCCACGCCATATCTGGTGGTACGCGGCTGCGCCGCGGCAATCGACTTCTACAAGAGGGCGTTCGACGCGCGGGAAATCATGCGTTTGACGCTCCCGGACGGAACGATCGGGCATGCTGAGATTCGCATCGGCGATGCTCCAATCATGCTGGCAGACGAGGTGCCGAATATGGGGTACCTCGGTCCACAGTCACTGGGAGGTTCGCCCGTCGCGATCGTCCTCTACGTCGAAAACGTCGATGCCCAATGTGCACAGGCGGAGCGCGAAGGGGCGACGATGCTCAAACCGGTCGTTGACGAATTCTACGGCGACCGCTCGGGAACGCTGACGGACCCGTTCGGCCACATCTGGACATTTTCCACCCGGATCGAGAATCTCACGCCAGACGAAATGCAGCAGCGGTTCGACCAGGCTCTCAACCGTCCGGACGACGAGGATTAG
- a CDS encoding alkaline phosphatase D family protein gives MRSLLLSVGFCVFLFPAATSAQKTVPDFVDENMITHGPILGRLSDDGIGVWARTLRPGEFSVLYGTEEDRLDQTAGPVATSLAHDNTGWIHITGLEPNTKYWYELKFPESHGRTARRGSFRTLPNAGQFRHPELNPRGLFNFSFEFACGNNQNPRHSVGPELPTFGTMLKEIQGDIHFAILNGDWLYEVRREYSPQQWAAHNGVADDEMPEILGIAPTLTGVWENYKFFLDQGDNLRQWHAQVPSFFTYDDHECLNDIWGAGSPGLRDRRAVFRDIGVRAWYDYLAWANPVPFESDIHFGRGQFTEGSDVLVDESVDFTKLKLSDHSNLHVHWGTRTAGVNDNALDDIDDGVPNSGVYRIEEVLGPHKLRIAPAAKADGTDSYSIGKRSYFKKTISNCDFFLLDTRGQRQMHDTSDPFKKISMLGEVQRDWLIDGVKNSEADFIFVVSSVNFMVPHVGGGAVRTDNKDDAWTVFYHEREMLIDTFDKLEKPVFVLTGDLHNSFAIQITDNVYEFASGPHNSNNHWASDEGGRPANGPFKYGPRECDIIWSTYFRPDVPRTELLHPGYCVVQINNVFNNPQVFGKAEQPDEDRWVAYPRPQVIFQYYEGRTGKLRFAYSVRK, from the coding sequence ATGCGCTCGCTCCTGCTTTCGGTCGGCTTCTGCGTTTTTCTCTTCCCCGCTGCGACATCCGCACAGAAAACTGTTCCCGACTTTGTCGACGAGAACATGATCACGCACGGCCCGATTCTCGGCCGTCTCAGCGACGACGGCATCGGAGTCTGGGCCCGCACCCTTCGGCCAGGCGAGTTCAGTGTCCTCTACGGGACCGAAGAGGATCGACTCGATCAGACGGCCGGCCCGGTCGCGACCTCACTCGCGCATGACAACACCGGGTGGATTCACATCACCGGCCTCGAGCCGAATACGAAGTACTGGTACGAGCTGAAGTTTCCCGAGAGTCACGGGCGGACCGCTCGCCGCGGTTCGTTTCGCACCCTCCCCAACGCCGGACAGTTCCGTCATCCCGAGCTCAATCCCCGCGGACTGTTCAACTTCTCGTTCGAGTTCGCCTGCGGCAACAACCAGAACCCCCGTCACAGTGTCGGGCCGGAGCTGCCGACGTTCGGCACGATGCTGAAGGAGATTCAAGGAGACATCCACTTCGCGATTCTCAATGGCGACTGGCTCTACGAGGTCCGCCGCGAGTACTCGCCACAGCAGTGGGCCGCCCATAACGGAGTTGCCGACGACGAGATGCCGGAGATCCTCGGCATCGCTCCGACGCTGACCGGTGTGTGGGAGAACTACAAGTTCTTCCTCGATCAGGGGGACAACCTGCGTCAGTGGCACGCCCAGGTCCCCAGCTTCTTCACCTATGACGACCACGAATGCCTCAACGACATCTGGGGCGCCGGCTCTCCCGGTCTGCGGGATCGCCGGGCAGTGTTCCGCGATATCGGCGTCCGTGCCTGGTACGACTATCTGGCGTGGGCGAATCCGGTTCCCTTCGAGAGCGACATCCATTTCGGGCGTGGCCAATTCACCGAAGGGAGCGACGTGCTCGTCGACGAATCCGTTGATTTCACGAAACTGAAACTGTCCGACCACAGCAATCTGCACGTGCACTGGGGAACGCGCACGGCGGGCGTCAACGACAATGCCCTTGACGATATTGACGATGGCGTGCCGAACTCCGGCGTCTACCGCATCGAAGAAGTCCTCGGACCGCACAAGTTGAGAATCGCGCCGGCTGCCAAAGCGGATGGGACGGACAGCTACTCGATCGGCAAACGGTCGTACTTCAAAAAGACGATCAGCAACTGTGACTTCTTCCTGCTCGATACCCGCGGCCAGCGGCAGATGCACGATACGTCCGACCCGTTCAAGAAGATCTCGATGCTCGGCGAAGTGCAGCGGGACTGGTTGATCGACGGTGTGAAGAATTCCGAAGCCGACTTCATCTTCGTCGTCTCTTCGGTGAACTTCATGGTGCCGCATGTCGGCGGCGGTGCCGTCCGGACCGACAACAAGGACGATGCCTGGACCGTCTTCTACCACGAACGGGAAATGCTGATCGACACGTTCGACAAGCTCGAGAAGCCGGTCTTCGTGCTGACCGGAGACCTGCACAACAGCTTCGCGATCCAGATCACCGACAACGTCTACGAGTTCGCCTCGGGACCGCACAATTCGAACAACCACTGGGCCAGCGATGAAGGAGGCCGGCCGGCCAACGGACCGTTCAAGTATGGTCCGCGGGAGTGTGACATCATCTGGTCGACGTACTTCCGCCCCGACGTGCCCCGGACCGAACTGCTGCATCCCGGCTACTGCGTCGTTCAGATCAACAATGTGTTCAACAACCCGCAGGTCTTCGGGAAGGCGGAGCAGCCGGACGAAGACCGCTGGGTGGCATACCCTCGCCCGCAGGTCATCTTCCAGTACTACGAGGGCCGGACCGGCAAGCTGCGGTTTGCATACTCGGTCAGGAAGTAG
- a CDS encoding mandelate racemase/muconate lactonizing enzyme family protein, translating to MTITRVHAFQPIADDSPADWRTSLGQIAVRIETSDGLIGYGVGGGGAAGIHIIESILAPLLQGQSIEPVEDHWQAMYDATLPFGRKGVAIMALSGVDLALWDLRAKAADKSVVEWLGGTTGQAIPTYSTVWDDVDDETARGSSPVKLHVHPRSEAALQDRSAFIEEIVSRTAAAREAIGPERELMIDAWMEWDVPMTLAVAREIEPLQVGWIEEPISPDDLDGYRQLRDECSIPIAGGEHEFTHIGFRPLIEERLHRVLQPDVCWCGGMTELVRIYRMADGTGLRVIPHRGAEVWGLHALAALDPRPLAESGRPWMHWVAGQPSIEEEVVRIPDAAGFGVTLD from the coding sequence ATGACTATCACCCGAGTACACGCCTTTCAGCCGATTGCCGACGACTCGCCTGCCGACTGGCGGACGAGCTTGGGACAAATTGCCGTTCGGATCGAAACCTCCGACGGGCTGATTGGCTATGGAGTGGGTGGTGGCGGTGCTGCCGGGATCCACATCATCGAGTCAATCCTCGCTCCACTCCTGCAGGGGCAGTCGATCGAGCCGGTCGAGGATCACTGGCAGGCCATGTACGACGCCACGCTTCCCTTCGGCCGCAAGGGGGTGGCGATCATGGCTCTCAGCGGCGTCGACCTGGCTCTGTGGGACCTCCGCGCGAAGGCGGCTGACAAGTCGGTCGTCGAATGGCTTGGCGGAACGACCGGACAGGCGATCCCCACCTACTCGACCGTGTGGGATGACGTGGACGACGAGACTGCACGCGGCAGCAGTCCGGTCAAACTGCACGTCCATCCGCGATCTGAGGCTGCCCTGCAGGACCGCTCGGCATTCATCGAGGAGATCGTTTCCCGCACGGCAGCGGCCCGCGAAGCAATTGGCCCTGAACGCGAACTGATGATCGATGCCTGGATGGAATGGGACGTGCCGATGACGCTCGCAGTTGCCCGCGAGATCGAACCTCTGCAGGTGGGATGGATCGAGGAGCCGATTTCGCCCGACGATCTCGACGGCTACCGGCAGTTACGGGACGAGTGTTCGATCCCGATTGCCGGTGGCGAACACGAGTTCACGCACATCGGATTCCGTCCACTCATCGAAGAGCGGCTGCATCGGGTGTTGCAGCCGGACGTCTGCTGGTGCGGCGGCATGACGGAACTGGTCCGCATCTACCGGATGGCCGATGGCACGGGGCTGCGGGTCATTCCGCATCGTGGGGCCGAAGTGTGGGGACTGCATGCCCTGGCGGCGCTCGATCCCCGGCCGCTGGCCGAATCCGGCCGTCCCTGGATGCACTGGGTGGCCGGTCAGCCATCGATTGAGGAGGAGGTCGTCCGCATCCCCGATGCAGCCGGGTTTGGAGTCACGTTGGACTGA
- a CDS encoding suppressor of fused domain protein — MTSDDTVEQTELDWYERKSFMMQESLGKEHDKVMHALIPYAIGGALDLYYFPNGIPGTAIATKELSVLPNEGSTNRIYRTYELVMFTRNALDLDAAQDERTAFGRAHRNIAAILNPIARYSEQATLNPGDTCEFPEEMERVGGKCIIFDGYACHSDDVADDFGLLAVVEIFRSELEFARQQGSESLIELLEGQGIWPYSDLDREPIV; from the coding sequence ATGACTTCCGATGACACGGTCGAGCAGACGGAGCTGGACTGGTACGAACGCAAGTCGTTCATGATGCAGGAGTCACTCGGGAAAGAGCATGACAAGGTCATGCACGCCCTGATTCCCTACGCGATCGGGGGAGCACTCGACCTCTACTATTTCCCCAATGGCATTCCGGGCACGGCGATTGCGACCAAGGAGCTGTCGGTTCTGCCGAACGAAGGCTCGACGAACCGCATCTACCGTACTTACGAACTCGTGATGTTCACCCGGAACGCGCTCGACCTGGATGCCGCTCAGGACGAACGGACAGCGTTCGGCCGGGCCCATCGAAACATCGCTGCGATTCTGAATCCGATCGCCCGCTACAGCGAACAGGCGACGCTCAATCCGGGCGATACGTGCGAATTCCCCGAAGAGATGGAACGGGTTGGCGGCAAGTGCATCATCTTTGACGGGTATGCCTGCCATTCCGACGATGTCGCCGACGACTTTGGCCTCCTCGCCGTGGTGGAGATCTTCCGATCGGAGCTTGAATTTGCCCGGCAACAGGGGAGCGAGAGCCTGATCGAACTGCTGGAGGGGCAAGGCATCTGGCCCTATTCGGACCTCGACCGCGAGCCAATCGTCTGA